In one Colletotrichum destructivum chromosome 2, complete sequence genomic region, the following are encoded:
- a CDS encoding Putative tartrate dehydrogenase, isocitrate/isopropylmalate dehydrogenase: MSPSALPSQKSYSIASMGADGIGPEVVDAGVEVLKALSETLGTFDLNFTDYDWSSETYKKTGKYIPDGGLEQLKKHDAILFGAVGAPDVPDHISLWGLRLAICQPFQQYANVRPTRVLRGTQSPLRNCAEGDLDWVIIRENSEGEYAGQGGRSHRGFPWETATEVSIFTRHGVERLIRFAFETARSRPRKLLTFVTKSNAQRNGMVLWDEVVYEVAKEFPDVALDKMLVDAMTTRMVLNPKSLDTIVATNLHADILSDLAAALAGSIGIAPTSNLDPTRKNPSMFEPIHGSAFDITGKGVANPVATFWTAAEMLEWLGEKDAATKLMECVENVTGKGIVTADLGGKATTKEVTAAVVAEIKATLGKSKA, from the exons ATGTCGCCCAGCGCACTCCCCTCCCAGAAGTCTTACAGCATCGCCTCCATGGGCGCCGATGGCATCGGCCCGGAGGTCGTGGATGCTGGCGTTGAGGTCCTCAAGGCCCTCAGCGAGACTCTTGGCACGTTCGACCTCAACTTCACCGACTACGACTGGAGCTCCGAGACGTACAAGAAGACGGGCAAGTACATCCCGGACGGCGGTCTCGAGCAGCTCAAGAAGCACGATGCCATCCTCtttggcgccgtcggcgctcCCG ACGTCCCTGATCACATCTCCCTCTGGGGCCTGCGCCTGGCCATCTGCCAGCCCTTCCAGCAGTACGCCAACGTCCGTCCCACCCGCGTCCTCCGCGGCACCCAGTCGCCCCTCCGCAACTGCGCCGAAGGCGACCTGGACTGGGTCATCATCCGCGAGAACAGCGAGGGCGAGTacgccggccagggcggccGCTCCCACCGCGGGTTCCCCTGGGAGACGGCCACCGAGGTCTCCATCTTCACCCGCCACGGCGTCGAGCGCCTGATCCGCTTCGCCTTCGAGACCGCCCGCAGCCGCCCGCGCAAGCTGCTCACCTTTGTCACCAAGAGCAACGCCCAGCGCAACGGCATGGTCCTCTGGGACGAGGTCGTCTACGAGGTCGCCAAGGAGTTCcccgacgtcgccctcgacaagatgctcgtcgacgccatgaCCACGCGGATGGTCCTCAACCCCAAGAGCCTCgacaccatcgtcgccaccAACCTG CACGCCGACATCCTCTccgacctggccgccgcGCTCGCCGGCTCCATCGGCATCGCGCCCACCAGCAACCTGGACCCCACGCGCAAGAACCCGTCCATGTTCGAGCCCATCCACGGCTCGGCCTTTGACATCACCGGCAAGGGCGTGGCCAACCCCGTCGCCACCTTCtggaccgccgccgagatgcTTGAGTGGCTcggcgagaaggacgccgccaCCAAGCTCATGGAGTGCGTCGAGAACGTCACCGGCAAGggcatcgtcaccgccgacctcggcggcaaggcgacgacgaaggagGTCACCGCCGCGGTCGTggccgagatcaaggccaCGCTCGGAAAGAGCAAGGCTTAA
- a CDS encoding Putative glutathione S-transferase, Thioredoxin-like superfamily, glutathione transferase family — MAEPEYTLYSYFRSSCSARLRIALNLKSIPYTTIPTNLLKDEHLSPSHRALNPSASVPLLVHHTAAAATDFKVTQSVAALEYLEETHPSSTPLLPGADDPRARAVVRSLVNIVACDVQPVTNLRVMRRVRALGGDAERWNRELTADGFAAYEAVASEWAGAYSVGDHVSLADVCLLPAYWNAERFGVDLSVYPTIAKIVGNLKDHEAVVRAHYFNQPDTPDELKLK, encoded by the coding sequence ATGGCCGAACCGGAATACACCCTCTACTCCTACTTCCgctcctcctgctcggcgcgTCTCCGAATCGCCCTCAACCTCAAGTCCATCCCCTACACCACGATCCCAACCAACCTCTTGAAGGACGAACACCTCTCGCCGTCCCACCGCGCCCTCAACCCCTCGGCCAGCGTGccgctcctcgtccatcacactgccgccgccgctacgGACTTCAAAGTGACCCAGTCCGTCGCCGCGCTCGAGTACCTCGAGGAAACCcacccgtcgtcgacccccTTGCTGCCCGGGGCCGACGACCCCAGGGCCCGCGCCGTGGTCCGCAGCCTGGTCAACATCGTCGCCTGCGATGTCCAGCCCGTGACGAACCTGCGCGTCATGCGGCGCGTGCGggcgctcggcggcgacgcggagCGCTGGAACCGCGAGCTCACGGCGGACGGCTTCGCGGCGTACGAGGCCGTCGCGAGCGAGTGGGCCGGCGCGTACTCCGTCGGCGACCACGTCTCCCTCGCGGATGTGTGTCTGCTGCCGGCGTACTGGAACGCCGAGAGGTTCGGCGTGGATCTGAGCGTGTATCCTACGATCGCGAAGATCGTGGGGAATCTCAAGGATCACGAGGCGGTGGTGAGGGCGCATTATTTTAACCAGCCGGATACTCCTGACGAGCTTAAACTGAAGTAG
- a CDS encoding uncharacterized protein (Putative transcription factor domain, fungi), translating to MEAVESPNATSESGTLSPAHFNQSRKRKLSGSTDRPTREYGLMRDTGKHDTARFVGSGSGIHFIRGVYVRLARKSALRTTTTSSNSQSSNINDLVPGEDDQLQRETSSRDGDEQNLWHDHELIPDTERQDVNPSFEQLVEWSRSYFEAWHPTLPFLSAPDVLGLFEEVSAAGVASLGHLERSIVKSILSISLADSRQRAAFAQPLPASLVFRTVEEAMSASQFALYQPASVQATQAALAIQLFLVSMLRLNSASRLGGLIVRMAFHLGLHRCPSRYPFFTKEEAHMRRRVFWCIYCTERFLCQALGLPLDIRDDDVDVCYPGEERHGGLPGGGAGAGGEEDNRLQLLTYLAKHARIRGLILELRNKSIHSRDDTADRASYVQAELAKWSNEIHDAVEDEQVQEENAPQPPISPGHRVFLLLLKYESMISLNRPMMTSDPSSPAYSAGLQNCIFAAKSIFISLKRYHSQNRIPAEPTSARLLEPMLQPAFTWAVWISAFILIYAAFERQLPLASALKHVESGKEILRHIASRDTSWPEYCLSAIDELTAAVRELSAPPGSLRRQPSTSNPAAPPNHLRPDMGQPARPSSSSNRPKPSHPRTRFSPSVAASTGRPDDQGLGAPPDGTTMWPPPQNQADGFSGPDDQSSGRWPTQASPASGTSAPAAGWTAGTPGAQPGFQAAAQQDSPGFDAAQPFSISLAATSFPSTGVNATEAAPGEGQESMVWYDQLFANSFGAIDYPFLAAAQFDPSVDPTWSYLR from the exons ATGGAGGCCGTAGAGTCTCCCAATGCCACATCTGAGTCTGGAACCCTCAGCCCGGCGCACTTCAACCAATCACGCAAACGGAAGCTTTCGGGGTCCACGGATCGTCCCACCCGCGAGTATGGGTTGATGCGAGACACGGGCAAGCATGACACCGCACGCttcgtcggcagcggcagcggcattCACTTCATCCGAGGCGTCTACGTGCGCCTCGCCCGCAAGTCCGCCCtccgcaccaccaccacctcctccaactCCCAGTCcagcaacatcaacgacCTCGTgcccggcgaggacgaccaGCTGCAGCGCGAGACCTCGTcgcgcgacggcgacgagcagAACCTCTGGCACGACCACGAGCTGATCCCGGACACGGAGCGCCAAGACGTCAACCCCTCGttcgagcagctcgtcgaaTGGTCCAGGAGCTACTTCGAGGCATGGCACCCGACGCTCCCCTTCCTCAGCGCCCCGGATGTGCTGGGCCTCTTCGAAGAGGTGAGCGCTGCCGGTGTTGCCTCGCTCGGTCACCTTGAGCGGTCCATCGTCAAGTCCATCCTGTCCATCTCGCTGGCCGACAGTCGTCAGAGGGCCGCCTTTGCCCAGCCTCTGCCCgcctccctcgtcttccgcaccgtcgaggaggcaATGTCGGCCTCGCAGTTCGCCCTCTACCAGCCGGCGTCGGTCCAGGCCACCCAGGCCGCGCTCGCCATCCAGCTGTTCCTCGTCTCCATGCTGCGCCTGAACTCGGCCTCCCGTCTGGGCGGCTTGATCGTCCGCATGGCcttccacctcggcctccaccGTTGCCCCTCGAGGTACCCCTTCTTCACAAAGGAGGAGGCCCACATGCGCCGGCGCGTGTTTTGGTGCATATACTGCACCGAGAGGTTCCTCTGCCAGGCCCTCGGCCTGCCCCTCGACATcagggacgacgacgtcgacgtctgTTACCCGGGCGAGGAGCGACACGGCGGCctgcccggcggcggcgccggagccggcggcgaggaggacaaCCGTCTGCAGCTGCTCACGTACCTGGCGAAGCATGCGCGGATCCGGGGTCTCATCCTGGAGCTGAGGAACAAATCGATCCACTCGCGAGACGACACCGCGGACCGCGCGAGCTACGTCCAGGCGGAGCTGGCGAAATGGTCCAACGAGatccacgacgccgtcgaggacgagcaggtGCAAGAGGAGAACGCTCCCCAGCCGCCCATATCCCCGGGCCACAGGGTgttcctgctgctcctgaAGTACGAGTCCATGATCTCCCTCAACCGCCCGATGATGACCTCGGACCCGTCGAGCCCGGCCTACTCGGCCGGCTTGCAGAACTGCATATTCGCGGCCAAgtccatcttcatctcgcTGAAGAGGTACCACAGCCAGAACAGGATCCCAGCCGAGCCGACGAGCGCTCGCTTGCTCGAGCCGATGCTCCAGCCCGCCTTCACGTGGGCGGTTTGGATCAGTGCCTTTATTCTCATATATGCGGCCTTTGAGCGGCAACTGCCCTTGGCGAGTGCGTTGAA ACACGTCGAGTCCGGTAAGGAGATCCTGCGTCACATCGCGTCCAGAGACACATCGTGGCCCGAATATTGCCTGTCCGCAATCGACGAGCTCACGGCGGCTGTGCGGGAGCTCTCGGCCCCGCCCGGTTCGCTTCGCCGGCAACCGAGCACGAGTaacccggcggcgcccccgaACCACTTGCGTCCGGACATGGGGCAGCCGGCccggcccagcagcagctccaacAGGCCCAAACCTTCCCATCCACGGACGCGCTTCTCCCCCTCCGTTGCCGCCTCCACCGGCCGTCCAGACGACCAAGGCCTTGGCGCGCCGCCCGATGGCACCACCatgtggccgccgccgcagaaTCAAGCCGACGGATTCTCGGGTCCGGATGACCAGTCGTCCGGCCGGTGGCCCACGCaggcgtcgccggcatcgggCACTTCGGCCCCCGCGGCGGGATGGACCGCCGGCACGCCAGGCGCCCAGCCCGGCTTCCAGGCCGCGGCCCAGCAGGACTCTCCCGGCTTCGATGCCGCCCAGCCGTTCTCCATATCcctggcggcgacgtcgttcCCATCGACGGGGGTCAACGCCACCGAGGCCGcgccgggggaggggcaggaGTCCATGGTGTGGTACGATCAGCTGTTTGCCAACTCgttcggcgccatcgactACCCGTTCCTGGCGGCGGCCCAGTTCGACCCGTCCGTAGACCCCACGTGGTCGTACTTGAGGTGA
- a CDS encoding Putative zn(2)Cys(6) fungal-type DNA-binding domain-containing protein, producing the protein MSRNSSDRADGSALQSPIACESCRQRKRRCDRKLPFCLQCSHEPARCQYPEQSKRGIPNGYLNRLETRLAETEAALFRALSGALDGGPAFLDSASSPALLPQAAWTPRQNKVDRVKEWDSLPLQTPDDIQAWFRSKATEHNDAAIDLPAASPQSLISSVSDPMFAPPPPLRDPGSSVPDHQSISDSVIEPQLRSVTPVITTPVGRSPADAVSKAKELSKSQQNLYF; encoded by the exons ATGTCTCGAAATAGCAGTGACAGAGCAGACGGCAGTGCACTGCAAAGCCCCATCGCCTGCGAGTCTTGTCGACAGAGAAAACGAAGG TGCGACAGAAAGCT GCCGTTCTGTCTCCAATGCAGCCACGAGCCGGCGAGGTGTCAGTATCCCGAGCAGAGCAAAAG AGGCATCCCCAACGGATACCTCAACAGGTTGGAGACCCGGCTCGCCGAGACCGAAGCCGCCCTCTTCAGAGCGCTATCGGGTGCTCTGGACGGCGGCCCCGCGTTCCTggactcggcatcgtcgcctgCGCTCCTCCCACAGGCAGCGTGGACTCCGCGGCAGAACAAGGTCGACCGGGTCAAGGAGTGGGATAGCCTGCCGCTGCAGACGCCCGACGACATCCAGGCCTGGTTCCGCTCCAAGGCGACGGAGCACAACGACGCGGCCATCGACCTgcccgccgccagcccccAGTCGTTGATCTCGTCCGTGTCGGACCCCATGTTcgccccgccgcctccgctaCGAGACCCCGGCTCATCGGTGCCGGATCACCAGTCCATCTCGGACTCCGTCATCGAGCCCCAGCTTCGATCGGTGACGCCAGTCATCACGACCCCGGTGGGAAGAAGCCCGGCGGACGCAGTcagcaaggccaaggagttGTCCAAGTCGCAGCAGAACCTCTATTTCTAG
- a CDS encoding Putative fumarylacetoacetase, translating into MSNSQSWVPISPKSHFSLANIPFGIISTKSDPTHRPAVAIGDHALDLRAFAKAGGFHALPSVQERIAVFSSPTLNDFAALGRPVHRDVRSYLQSILSDNTPYAGLLKDNAALRKAALVPLAEVRNHLPLAIGDYTDFYAGKNHAYNLGVLFRGPDNALQPNYVHLPVAYHGRASSVVVSGTPIRRPWGQILKDPKAEPKVPVLAPCERLDIELEMGMFMCRENALGEPVPVDEAEDHIFGYVLMNDWSARDIQAWEYVPLGPFTAKNLGTSISPWVVLADALEASKTAGIENTTELQPYLRESRKNNVLGVQLEVDIITASGNKTTISRTNSRNLLWSWPQMIAHHTITGCNLRPGDLLGSGTISGTEPGTEGSILEQTQGGKQTVKLSGGEERKFLQDGDTMVIRGWSGEEGALVGFGEVSGTIEAALKLF; encoded by the exons ATGTCTAACTCACAATCCTGGGTCCCCATCTCCCCCAAGAGCCACTTCTCGCTGGCCAACATCCCCTTCGGCATCATCTCCACCAAGTCGGACCCGACGCATCgccccgccgtcgccatcgggGACCATGCCCTGGACCTCCGCGCCTTCGCAAAGGCCGGCGGCTTTCACGCCCTGCCCTCGGTCCAAGAGcgcatcgccgtcttctcctcgcccACGCTGAACGActtcgccgccctgggcCGCCCCGTCCACCGCGACGTGCGCTCGTACCTCCAGTCCATCCTCAGCGACAACACTCCCTACGCCGGCCTGCTCAAGGACAACGCCGCGCTGCGCAAGGCTGCGCTCGTGCCCCTCGCCGAGGTACGGAACCACCTGCCGCTGGCCATTGGCGACTACACCGACTTCTACGCCGGCAAGAACCACGCGTACAACCTCGGCGTGCTGTTCCGCGGGCCGGACAACGCGCTGCAGCCCAACTACGTCCACCTCCCCGTCGCCTACCACGGCCGCGccagcagcgtcgtcgtGTCCGGCACGCCCATCCGCCGGCCCTGGGGCCAGATCCTCAAGGACCCCAAGGCCGAGCCCAAGGTCCCCGTGCTCGCGCCCTGCGAGAGGCTCGACATCGAGCTCGAGATGGGCATGTTCATGTGCCGCGAGAACGCGCTTGGCGAGCCCGTgccggtcgacgaggccgaggaccacATCTTTGGCTACGTCCTCATGAACGACTGGAGCGCCCGCGACATCCAGGCGTGGGAGTACGTTCCCCTCGGGCCCTTCACGGCCAAGAACCTCGGCACGAGCATCAGCCCCTgggtcgtcctcgccgacgccctcgaggcctcCAAGACGGCCGGCATCGAGAACACGACGGAGCTGCAGCCGTACCTGCGCGAGAGCAGGAAGAACAACGTCCTGGGCGTCCAACTGGAGGTTGACATCATTA CCGCCAGCGGGAACAAGACGACAATCAGCCGCACCAACTCGAGGAACCTGCTCTGGTCGTGGCCGCAGATGATTGCGCACCACACCATCACCGGCTGCAACCTGCGGCCGGGCGACCTGCTCGGCTCCGGCACCATCTCGGGCACCGAGCCCGGCACGGAAGGCAGCATCCTCGAGCAGACGCAGGGCGGCAAGCAGACGGTGAAGCTGAGCGGGGGCGAGGAGAGGAAGTTCCTCCAGGACGGCGACACGATGGTCATCCGCGGCTGgagcggcgaggagggcgcgttggtcggcttcggcgaggTTTCCGGCACCATCGAGGCCGCTCTGAAGCTCTTCTAG
- a CDS encoding Putative P-loop containing nucleoside triphosphate hydrolase → MIDATALHAVIQHVLPSIVAHEAESSSPFILGLSGLQGSGKSTWASALTDTLNTQYGINTRTLSLDDLYHDHDQLVALRDSNPGNDLLRTRGQPGTHDEDLARRFFDDVSTTATTESLGAAGSAEPIKWPAFDKSLYGGEGGRVPVEQWEAVPRIPPLKVIIFEGWCVGFQPLSDDAVEAKWRRAKEGSTTSNPSRPQLSTTTLANHSLDHLLLINKNLLRYCEAFMGPWRFDAFLHLSTDQLVNVYHWRLDQERALREKKGAGMTDAEVVRFVQGYMPAYELYLERLTQEPFFPPRDAPRKPHVRIILDSNRTVLRVDNA, encoded by the coding sequence ATGATCGACGCCACAGCATTGCATGCTGTGATACAACACGTCTTGCCCTCCATCGTGGCGCATGAAGCGGAGTCATCAAGCCCTTTCATCCTCGGCCTTTCGGGTCTCCAGGGAAGCGGCAAGTCGACTTGGGCTTCAGCCCTCACAGACACACTCAACACGCAGTACGGCATCAACACAAGGACGCTGTCGCTTGATGACCTTTACCATGACCATGACCAGTTGGTAGCGTTACGGGACTCCAACCCGGGAAACGATCTCCTCCGGACCCGCGGCCAACCCGGCACACACGACGAAGACTTGGCGCGTCGTTTCTTCGACGATGTCTCCACAACAGCAACGACAGAATCCTTAGGTGCCGCCGGCTCAGCTGAGCCCATCAAGTGGCCCGCATTCGACAAGAGCTTGTACGGAGGTGAAGGCGGTAGGGTCCCCGTCGAGCAGTGGGAGGCCGTGCCCCGAATCCCACCGCTGAAGGTTATCATCTTCGAGGGCTGGTGTGTGGGTTTCCAACCGCTATCGGATGATGCGGTAGAAGCAAAGTGGAGGAGAGCAAAGGAAGGATCTACGACCAGCAACCCGAGTCGTCCTCAGCTTTCCACAACGACGCTGGCGAACCACAGCCTGGACCATCTTCTCCTCATCAACAAGAACCTGCTGCGGTACTGCGAGGCCTTCATGGGCCCCTGGCGCTTCGACGCGTTCCTCCACCTCAGCACCGACCAGCTGGTCAACGTCTACCACTGGCGCCTGGACCAGGAGAGGGCGCTGCGGGAGAAGAAAGGTGCGGGCATGACGGACGCGGAGGTTGTGCGGTTCGTCCAAGGCTACATGCCGGCTTACGAGCTGTATCTGGAGAGACTGACGCAGGAGCCGTTCTTCCCGCCGCGGGATgcgccgaggaagcctcATGTTCGCATAATCTTAGACTCAAATCGAACAGTCCTGCGCGTCGACAATGCGTAG